In a genomic window of Glycine max cultivar Williams 82 chromosome 13, Glycine_max_v4.0, whole genome shotgun sequence:
- the LOC102664487 gene encoding uncharacterized protein, with protein sequence MVLMNHTGTNIGATLWQELFPEFEPKLRCGGAYVIQNVKVVDTHSDYKVSAIKYLVYFVKTTSVKEVDRPEIPPNVHAITSFADIISGVAKPDTLVNIVGVIVEVIERKTINPAYRVTVKLRDNSHVEIIMTVWEEYALQLDDAIEQNHFVQKLLVVMLTLAKIKEPKDKYPLSVQNIKHGSKLYVNGDIVEIQQFHDSLRVPFYIGGLDDEGGVSQSQSTYCPYCTTTFDPLKIGAACRSCQNHVTHTIPRYKLVVKMEQNGEKANFHFWDAVCIKIFGKTADEYRQELIASGDEIKVFPACVDQLLGKTWVVRFKHRIQMHQSSVLDFSEQEHHIQSVIFTLGLQDEQCISNKSAAVGAASSSQQDYHPTPSLSQSSEYDPGNAAFVTPAKRTSDQQGSSQFDSDDFTTYELSTNKHIKDPPMVFASGMTYQFKVVFHVDRNIIEVPSIYHKQWAPDYPDYVVLDYNGKKHHIRVRKFSNRVYIANGLKHFRSDMGIYEGDDYVTVLGVRGRRHFWKLSMHNGLKCFAEPWFQFLTENDLMAVDEVVFYFRPNQLLWEVIARKKTVWDEDEDDSP encoded by the exons ATGGTGTTGATGAACCATACG GGTACAAATATTGGGGCAACTCTATGGCAAGAATTGTTCCCTGAATTTGAGCCCAAGTTGCGTTGTGGTGGTGCATATGTTATTCAGAACGTGAAGGTTGTTGATACTCATTCTGACTACAAAGTGAGTGCAATTAAATATTTGGTTTATTTTGTGAAGACAACGTCTGTCAAAGAGGTGGACAGACCTGAGATTCCTCCTAATGTTCATGCCATTACTTCATTTGCTGATATAATTTCAGGCGTTGCAAAACCTGATACTTTAGTTA ATATTGTGGGTGTTATTGTTGAAGTGATTGAACGCAAAACAATTAATCCAGCATACAGAGTGACTGTCAAGTTGAGAGACAACag TCATGTTGAGATCATCATGACTGTGTGGGAGGAATATGCTCTTCAGCTGGATGATGCTATTGAGCAAAACCATTTTGTGCAAAAGCTATTGGTTGTTATGCTAACTCTTGCTAAGATTAAAGAACCCAAGG ACAAGTATCCCCTCAGTGTACAGAATATAAAGCATGGTTCGAAGTTGTATGTGAATGGTGACATTGTAGAAATCCAACAATTCCATGATAG TTTACGTGTGCCATTTTATATTGGCGGTCTAGATGATGAGGGCGGTGTTTCTCAGTCACAGTCTACCTA TTGTCCATATTGTACAACCACTTTTGATCCATTAAAAATAGGTGCAGCCTGCCGTTCGTGCCAGAATCATGTTACTCACACTATTCCAag GTATAAGTTAGTTGTCAAGATGGAACAGAATGGGGAGAAGGCAAACTTCCATTTTTGGGATGCAGTATGTATCAAAATATTTGGTAAAACTGCAGATGAATATCGTCAAGAGTTGATTGCG agtGGTGATGAGATCAAGGTGTTCCCTGCGTGTGTTGATCAATTGTTGGGTAAAACTTGGGTTGTCAGATTCAAACACCGTATACAGATGCACCAATCATCCGTGTTGGATTTTAGTGAACAGGAACATCATATACAATCAGTGATATTCACGCTAGGTCTACAG GATGAACAGTGTATAAGCAACAAGTCAGCCGCTGTTGGTGCTGCATCTTCATCACAACAAGATTACCATCCTACA CCTTCATTGTCACAGTCATCTGAATATGATCCTGGAAATGCTGCCTTTGTAACTCCTGCAAAAAGAACGTCCGATCAGCAAGGAAGTAGTCAGTTTGATAGTGACGACTTCACAACATATGAACTATCAACCAACAAGCATATAAAA GACCCACCTATGGTATTCGCATCTGGTATGACATACCAATTTAAGGTCGTATTTCATGTTGACAGG AATATCATTGAGGTACCCTCTATTTATCATAAACAATGGGCTCCAGATTACCCGGATTATGTGGTGTTGGACTACAATGGAAAGAAGCACCATATAAGAGTTAGAAAATTTAGTAACCGAGTCTACATTGCTAATGGTCTCAAACACTTCAGGAGTGATATGGGAATATATGAAG GAGACGACTATGTTACTGTCCTTGGTGTTCGTGGGCGTCGTCACTTTTGGAAGTTGAGTATGCATAATGGGCTTAAATGTTTTGCTGAGCCATGGTTCCAATTCTTAACAGAAAACGATTTGATGGCCGTTGACGAAGTTGTCTTTTATTTCAGGCCGAATCAACTTCTTTGGGAGGTCATTGCCAGAAAGAAAACTGTGTGGGACGAGGACGAGGACGACTCCCCATGA
- the LOC112998767 gene encoding LOW QUALITY PROTEIN: ATP-dependent DNA helicase pif1-like (The sequence of the model RefSeq protein was modified relative to this genomic sequence to represent the inferred CDS: inserted 1 base in 1 codon), with product MHVVATQSGGVYILYGYGGTGKTFVWKTLSSAIRSTGGIVLTVASSGIASILLPGGRTTHSKFAIPVPATKNSTCNIHQGSDLAELLHITKLIIWDEAPMCHRYSIEALDKSLQDIMHNSNPFGGKVIVFGGDFHQILPVVPRGNRSDIVYATLNSSYIWNHCQILKLTKNMRLQSNPTDHSNLDELKQFSEWLLDIGDGKLAEPNDGYGEITIPDEFLIKDFQDPIQEIVEATYPDLLHNYNNGDFLQKRVDLASTKDVVDKINDYXLSLIPGEEKEHCSADSVDKSDELLNPAFGVLTVEFLNSLKTSGIPNHKLIIKVGTPIILLRNLDQADGLCNETRLIVTRLGSSVVEAKIITGSNIGHRTYIPRMNLSPSDSPWPFKLIRRQFPFMVSFAMTINKSQGQSLAHVGLYLPTPVFSHDQLYVALSRVQSKKGLHILIHDNQGTPKNTTINVVYKEVFSNL from the exons atGCATGTGGTTGCAACTCAATCAGGTGGAGTTTATATTCTATATGGATATGGTGGCACAGGCAAGACATTTGTGTGGAAAACTTTATCATCTGCTATACGCTCTACTGGCGGAATTGTTTTAACAGTAGCTTCAAGTGGGATTGCCTCGATACTATTGCCTGGTGGTAGAACAACACATTCTAAGTTTGCTATTCCTGTCCCTGCAACAAAAAATTCGACATGCAATATCCATCAAGGGAGTGATTTGGCTGAATTGTTGCATATCACAAAACTCATCATATGGGATGAAGCTCCAATGTGTCACAGATATAGTATTGAGGCCCTTGACAAAAGTTTACAGGACATCATGCACAACAGCAATCCTTTTGGAGGAAAGGTCATTGTTTTTGGTGGTGATTTCCATCAAATTCTACCTGTTGTGCCAAGAGGTAATCGTTCTGACATTGTCTATGCAACTTTAAATTCATCTTACATTTGGAACCATTGTCAAATTCTAAAACTGACTAAAAATATGCGGTTGCAATCAAATCCTACTGACCATTCCAACTTGGATGAACTAAAACAATTTTCTGAGTGGTTGCTAGACATAGGTGATGGTAAACTTGCAGAACCTAATGATGGTTATGGTGAAATCACCATCCCAGATGAGTTTCTTATCAAGGACTTTCAAGATCCTATCCAGGAAATTGTTGAAGCAACATATCCAGACTTATTACACAACTACAACAATGGCGATTTCTTGCAAAAAAGAGTTGACCTTGCCTCTACAAAAGATGttgttgataaaataaatgact GCCTGTCTTTGATTCCTGGTGAGGAGAAAGAGCATTGTAGTGCTGATTCTGTTGACAAATCAGATGAACTACTCAATCCTGCATTTGGAGTACTAACAGTTGAATTTCTAAACTCATTGAAGACATCAGGCATACCAAATCACAAGCTCATAATCAAGGTTGGTACACCTATCATCCTACTACGAAATCTGGACCAAGCTGATGGGTTATGCAACGAAACTAGGCTTATTGTTACAAGACTTGGTTCAAGTGTTGTTGAAGCGAAGATTATTACTGGGTCCAACATAGGTCATAGAACTTACATACCAAGAATGAATCTTTCTCCTTCTGATTCACCATGGCCATTCAAGCTAATTAGAAGACAATTTCCATTCATGGTTTCATTTGCAATGACAATTAACAAATCTCAGGGACAATCGTTGGCACATGTTGGATTATATTTGCCAACCCCAGTTTTTTCTCACGACCAATTATATGTTGCACTTTCACGAGTTCAAAGCAAAAAAGGGCTCCACATTCTTATTCATGATAATCAAGGCACTCCCAAAAATACTACCATTAATGTAGTATACAAAGAAGTTTTTTCAAACTTATAA
- the LOC100792196 gene encoding alpha-amylase inhibitor/lipid transfer/seed storage family protein precursor, whose product MGKFALANILLVLLLNLSTLLNVLACPYCPYPSPKPPKKPPVVKPPVHKPPKPCPPPKSSPKPPHVHPPYVPKPPHYPKPPVHPHPPHVPKPHPKPPVHPHPPYVPKPPVVPVTPPYVPKPPIVNPPYVPKPPVVPVTPPYIPKPPVVTPPYVPKPPVVPVTPPYVPKPPVVPVTPPYVPKPPIVKPPIVYPPVVPKPPIVTPPYVPKPPIVKPPIVYPPVVPKPPIVTPPYVPKPPIVKPPIVYPPVVPTPPIVYPPVVPTPPVVTPPVVTPPSPPSETPCPPPPPPVVPYPPPAQPTCPIDTLKLGACVDVLGGLIHIGIGSSAQQTCCPVLAGLVDLDAAVCLCTTIRAKILNINIIIPIALQLLIDCGKTPPDGFKCADS is encoded by the coding sequence ATGGGAAAGTTTGCCCTAGCCAATATCCTCTTGGTCCTTCTCTTGAACTTGAGCACTTTGCTCAATGTTCTTGCTTGTCCCTATTGCCCTTACCCTTCTCCCAAGCCTCCAAAAAAGCCTCCCGTTGTGAAACCACCGGTTCACAAACCACCAAAACCATGTCCACCACCCAAGTCATCTCCAAAACCACCCCATGTACACCCTCCCTATGTTCCAAAACCTCCTCACTACCCTAAACCACCAGTTCATCCACATCCACCCCATGTCCCAAAACCTCATCCAAAGCCTCCAGTGCATCCCCATCCACCTTATGTCCCAAAACCACCAGTTGTGCCAGTTACACCACCATATGTTCCAAAACCACCAATTGTGAACCCTCCCTATGTCCCAAAACCGCCTGTTGTGCCAGTTACACCACCTTATATCCCTAAACCACCAGTTGTGACACCACCATATGTCCCTAAACCACCAGTGGTGCCAGTTACACCACCATATGTCCCTAAACCACCAGTGGTGCCAGTTACACCACCTTATGTGCCAAAACCACCCATTGTGAAACCACCAATTGTTTATCCACCAGTTGTGCCAAAACCACCAATTGTTACACCACCTTATGTGCCAAAACCACCCATTGTGAAACCACCAATTGTTTATCCACCAGTTGTGCCAAAACCACCAATTGTTACACCACCTTATGTGCCAAAACCACCCATTGTGAAACCACCAATTGTTTATCCACCAGTTGTGCCAACACCACCTATTGTGTATCCACCTGTTGTACCAACTCCACCGGTGGTTACTCCACCCGTGGTTACACCACCAAGTCCTCCAAGTGAAACACCAtgtccaccaccaccaccaccagtgGTGCCATACCCACCACCAGCACAACCAACATGCCCCATCGACACCCTAAAACTGGGGGCATGTGTGGATGTGCTTGGTGGCCTCATACACATTGGCATAGGCAGCAGTGCCCAGCAGACCTGCTGTCCGGTGCTTGCAGGGCTTGTGGACTTGGATGCTGCTGTGTGCCTCTGCACAACCATTAGGGCTAAGATTCTtaacatcaatatcatcatccCCATTGCTCTTCAGCTTCTCATTGACTGTGGCAAGACCCCACCAGATGGATTCAAGTGTGCAGATAGttag